A region of Pongo pygmaeus isolate AG05252 chromosome 15, NHGRI_mPonPyg2-v2.0_pri, whole genome shotgun sequence DNA encodes the following proteins:
- the PLEKHG3 gene encoding pleckstrin homology domain-containing family G member 3 isoform X6 — translation MPVSTSLHQDGSQERPVSLTSTTSSSGSSRDSRSAMEESSGSEAPAENGAGSPRSRHLPNSNNNSSSWLTVKGPLSPFNSRAAAGPAHHKLSYLGRVVREIVETERMYVQDLRSIVEDYLLKIIDTPGLLKPEQVSALFGNIENIYALNSQLLRDLDSCNSDPVAVASCFVERSQEFDIYTQYCNNYPNSVAALTECMRDKQQAKFFRDRQELLQHSLPLGSYLLKPVQRILKYHLLLQEIAKHFDEEEDGFEVVEDAIDTMTCVAWYINDMKRRHEHAVRLQEIQSLLINWKGPDLTTYGELVLEGTFRVHRVRNERTFFLFDKTLLITKKRGDHFVYKGNIPCSSLMLIESTRDSLCFTVTHYKHSKQQYSIQAKTVEEKRNWTHHIKRLILENHHATIPQKAKEAILEMDSYYPNRYRCSPERLKKAWSSQDEVSTHVRQGRRQSEPTKHLLRQLNEKARAAGMKGKGRRESESSRSSRRPSGRSPTSTEKRMSFESISSLPEVEPDPEAGSEQEVFAAVEGPSAEEMPSDTESPEVLETQLDAHQGLLGMDPPGDMVDFVAAESTEDLKALSSEEEEEMGGAAQEPESLLPPSVLDQASVIAERFVSSFSRRSSVAQEDGKSSGFGSPRLVSRSSSVLSLEGSEKGLARHGSATDSLSCQLSPEVDISVGVATEDSPSVNGMEPPSPGCPVEPDRSSCKKKESALSTRDRLLLDKIKSYYENAEHHDAGFSVRRRESLSYIPKGLVRNSVSRFNSLPRPDPKPVPPVGRKRQVGSRPTSWALFELPGPSQAVKGDPPPISDAEFLPSSEIVKIWEGMESSGGSPGKGPGQGQANGFDLHEPLFILEEHELGAITEESATASPESSSPTEGRSPAHLARELKELVKELSSSTQGELVAPLHPRIVQLSHVMDSHVSERVKNKVYQLARQYSLRIKSNKPVMARPPLQWEKAAPERDGKSPTVPCLQEEAGEPLGGKGKRKPVLSLFDYEQLMAQEHSPPKPSSAGEMSPQRFSFNPSAVSQRTTSLGGRPSARSPLSPTETFSWPDVRELCSKYASRDEARRAGGGRPRGPPVNRSHSVPENMVEPPLSGRMGRCRSLSTKRGRGGGEAARSPGPLPQSKPDGGETLYVTADLTLEDNRRVIVMEKGPRRSPTAGLEESSGQGPSSPVALRGQVQDFQQSAECQSKEEGSRDPADPSQQGRVRNLREKFQALNSVG, via the exons ATGCCTGTGTCCACCTCCCTCCACCAGGATGGCAGCCAGGAGCGGCCGGTGAGCCTGACCTCTACCACCTCCTCGTCGGGCTCCTCCCGTGACAGTCGCAGTGCCATGGAGGAGTCCAGTGGCTCCGAGGCTCCCGCTGAGAATGGGGCAGGCTCCCCGAGAAGCCGGCATCTCcccaacagcaacaacaactcCAGCAGCTGGTTGACCGTGAAGGGGCCCCTCTCCCCGTTCAACAGCCGGGCAGCGGCAGGGCCCGCGCACCACAAGCTCAGCTACCTGGGCCGAGTGGTGCGGGAGATCGTGGAGACAGAGCGCATGTACGTGCAGGACCTGCGCAGCATCGTGGAG GACTACCTCTTGAAGATCATTGACACACCCGGGCTGCTGAAGCCAGAACAGGTCAGCGCCCTCTTTGGGAACATCGAAAACATCTACGCACTGAACAG CCAGCTCCTCAGAGACCTGGACAGCTGTAATAGTGACCCCGTGGCTGTGGCCAGCTGCTTTGTGGAAAGG AGCCAAGAGTTTGATATCTACACCCAATATTGCAACAATTACCCCAA CTCCGTGGCCGCCCTGACAGAATGCATGCGGGACAAGCAGCAGGCCAAGTTCTTTCGGGACCGGCAGGAGCTGCTACAGCACTCACTGCCCTTGGGCTCCTACCTGCTGAAGCCAGTCCAGCGCATCCTCAAGTACCACCTGCTGCTCCAG GAAATTGCCAAGCATTTTGATGAAGAAGAGGATGGCTTTGAGGTGGTGGAGGATGCCATTGACACCATGACCTGTGTGGCCTGGTACATCAATGACATGAAGAGGAGGCATGAGCACGCAGTCCGGCTCCAG gagATTCAGTCACTCCTCATCAACTGGAAGGGGCCCGACCTGACCACCTACGGGGAGCTTGTCCTGGAAGGCACGTTCCGCGTGCATCGCGTGCGCAATGAAAGGACCTTTTTCCTCTTTGACAAAACACTGCTTATCACCAAGAAGCGGGGCGATCACTTTGTCTACAAGGGCAACATCCCG TGCTCCTCCCTGATGCTGATCGAAAGCACCAGAGACTCCCTGTGCTTCACTGTCACCCACTACAAGCACAGCAAGCAGCAGTACAGCATCCAG GCCAAGACAGTGGAGGAGAAACGGAACTGGACTCACCACATCAAGAGGCTCATCCTAGAAAACCACCATGCCACCATTCCCCAGAAG GCCAAGGAAGCCATCTTGGAAATGGATTCCTATT ATCCCAATCGGTACCGCTGCAGCCCAGAACGGCTGAAGAAGGCTTGGTCCTCCCAGGATGAGGTGTCCACCCATGTGCGTCAGGGGCGCCGGCAATCTG AGCCAACCAAACACCTGCTCAGGCAACTCAACGAGAAAG CCCGAGCAGCAGGAATGAAG GGAAAGGGGCGCAGGGAGTCTGAAAGCTCCAGGAGCAGCAGAAGGCCCAGTGGCCGGTCTCCAACCAGTACTGAGAAGCGCATGAGCTTCGAGTCCATTTCTTCCCTGCCAGAG GTTGAGCCGGACCCTGAGGCTGGGAGCGAGCAAGAGGTATTTGCTGCTGTGGAAGGGCCCAGTGCCGAGGAGATGCCTTCAGACACAGAATCTCCAGAAGTCCTGGAGACACAGCTTGATGCCCACCAGGGCCTTCTGGGGATGGACCCCCCGGGTGACATGGTGGACTTCGTGGCGGCTGAGAGCACTGAGGACCTTAAGGCCCTGAGcagtgaggaggaagaagaaatgggGGGTGCTGCCCAGGAGCCTGAGAGCCTTCTGCCACCCTCCGTGCTGGACCAGGCCAGTGTCATCGCGGAGCGATTTGTCAGCAGCTTCTCTCGGCGGAGCAGCGTGGCACAGGAGGACGGCAAGTCCAGTGGCTTTGGGAGCCCGCGGCTGGTCAGCCGGAGCAGCAGCGTGCTCAGCCTGGAGGGCAGCGAGAAGGGCCTGGCCCGGCATGGCAGTGCCACAGACTCCCTCAGCTGTCAGCTCTCCCCAGAAGTGGACATCAGTGTGGGGGTGGCCACAGAGGACAGCCCTTCTGTCAATGGGATGGAGCCCCCAAGCCCAGGCTGCCCAGTGGAGCCCGACCGGTCTTCCTGCAAGAAGAAGGAATCAGCACTCTCCACCCGAGACCGGCTGTTGCTAGACAAGATTAAGAGCTATTATGAAAATGCAGAACACCACGATGCGGGCTTCAGCGTCCGTCGCCGGGAGAGCCTCTCCTACATCCCCAAAGGACTGGTAAGAAACTCCGTCTCCAGGTTCAACAGCCTTCCCCGGCCAGACCCAAAGCCAGTACCTCCAGTGGGGCGCAAGAGACAGGTGGGCTCCCGGCCGACTTCGTGGGCCCTGTTTGAGCTCCCAGGACCAAGCCAGGCGGTCAAAGGGGACCCACCTCCCATCTCAGATGCTGAGTTCCTCCCGTCTTCAGAAATTGTGAAGATCTGGGAGGGAATGGAGTCTTCCGGGGGGAGCCCTGGGAAGGGGCCAGGCCAGGGCCAGGCCAATGGCTTTGACCTGCATGAGCCACTCTTCATCCTGGAGGAGCATGAGCTGGGAGCTATCACAGAGGAGTCGGCCACCGCCTCCCCGGAAAGTTCCTCTCCCACTGAGGGGCGCAGCCCGGCCCACCTGGCCCGGGAGCTGAAAGAGCTGGTGAAGGAGCTGAGCAGCAGTACCCAGGGGGAGCTGGTGGCCCCACTGCACCCCCGCATCGTGCAGCTCTCCCACGTAATGGACAGCCACGTGAGCGAGCGCGTCAAGAACAAGGTCTACCAGCTGGCCCGCCAGTACAGCCTCCGGATCAAGAGCAACAAGCCAGTGATGGCCAGGCCACCACTACAGTGGGAGAAGGCCGCCCCTGAGAGGGATGGGAAGAGCCCCACTGTGCCCTGTCTACAGGAAGAGGCTGGAGAGCCATTAGGTGGCAAAG GTAAGAGGAAGCCGGTGCTGTCTCTATTCGACTATGAGCAGCTGATGGCCCAGGAGCACAGCCCTCCCAAGCCCTCCTCGGCTGGGGAGATGTCACCACAGCGTTTCTCCTTCAACCCGTCTGCTGTCAGCCAGAGGACCACCTCGCTTGGGGGCCGGCCCTCCGCCCGGAGCCCCCTCAGCCCCACAGAGACGTTCAGCTGGCCCGATGTCCGCGAGCTCTGCTCCAAGTATGCCTCCCGCGATGAGGCACGCCGAGCAGGGGGTGGCCGGCCCCGCGGCCCACCCGTCAACAGGAGCCACTCGGTGCCAGAGAACATGGTGGAGCCACCTCTGTCGGGCAGGATGGGCCGCTGCCGCAGCCTGAGTACCAAGAGGGGCCGAGGAGGCGGAGAGGCTGCCCGATCCCCTGGGCCTCTGCCCCAGAGCAAGCCGGATGGAGGCGAGACCCTGTATGTCACTGCAGACCTCACCCTGGAGGACAACCGGCGGGTGATTGTCATGGAGAAGGGACCCCGTCGCAGCCCCACTGCAGGGCTGGAGGAGAGCAGTGGCCAGGGACCAAGCTCACCGGTGGCCCTGCGGGGGCAGGTTCAGGACTTCCAGCAGTCTGCAGAGTGCCAGTCGAAGGAAGAGGGTTCCAGGGACCCGGCAGACCCGAGCCAGCAGGGCAGAGTGAGAAACCTTAGAGAGAAGTTCCAGGCCTTGAACTCTGTCGGTTGA
- the PLEKHG3 gene encoding pleckstrin homology domain-containing family G member 3 isoform X5, producing the protein MPVSTSLHQDGSQERPVSLTSTTSSSGSSRDSRSAMEESSGSEAPAENGAGSPRSRHLPNSNNNSSSWLTVKGPLSPFNSRAAAGPAHHKLSYLGRVVREIVETERMYVQDLRSIVEDYLLKIIDTPGLLKPEQVSALFGNIENIYALNSQLLRDLDSCNSDPVAVASCFVERSQEFDIYTQYCNNYPNSVAALTECMRDKQQAKFFRDRQELLQHSLPLGSYLLKPVQRILKYHLLLQEIAKHFDEEEDGFEVVEDAIDTMTCVAWYINDMKRRHEHAVRLQEIQSLLINWKGPDLTTYGELVLEGTFRVHRVRNERTFFLFDKTLLITKKRGDHFVYKGNIPCSSLMLIESTRDSLCFTVTHYKHSKQQYSIQAKTVEEKRNWTHHIKRLILENHHATIPQKAKEAILEMDSYYPNRYRCSPERLKKAWSSQDEVSTHVRQGRRQSEPGHSPYSRATLPSGQRGFVMPGLKGRRKSEPTKHLLRQLNEKARAAGMKGKGRRESESSRSSRRPSGRSPTSTEKRMSFESISSLPEVEPDPEAGSEQEVFAAVEGPSAEEMPSDTESPEVLETQLDAHQGLLGMDPPGDMVDFVAAESTEDLKALSSEEEEEMGGAAQEPESLLPPSVLDQASVIAERFVSSFSRRSSVAQEDGKSSGFGSPRLVSRSSSVLSLEGSEKGLARHGSATDSLSCQLSPEVDISVGVATEDSPSVNGMEPPSPGCPVEPDRSSCKKKESALSTRDRLLLDKIKSYYENAEHHDAGFSVRRRESLSYIPKGLVRNSVSRFNSLPRPDPKPVPPVGRKRQVGSRPTSWALFELPGPSQAVKGDPPPISDAEFLPSSEIVKIWEGMESSGGSPGKGPGQGQANGFDLHEPLFILEEHELGAITEESATASPESSSPTEGRSPAHLARELKELVKELSSSTQGELVAPLHPRIVQLSHVMDSHVSERVKNKVYQLARQYSLRIKSNKPVMARPPLQWEKAAPERDGKSPTVPCLQEEAGEPLGGKGKRKPVLSLFDYEQLMAQEHSPPKPSSAGEMSPQRFSFNPSAVSQRTTSLGGRPSARSPLSPTETFSWPDVRELCSKYASRDEARRAGGGRPRGPPVNRSHSVPENMVEPPLSGRMGRCRSLSTKRGRGGGEAARSPGPLPQSKPDGGETLYVTADLTLEDNRRVIVMEKGPRRSPTAGLEESSGQGPSSPVALRGQVQDFQQSAECQSKEEGSRDPADPSQQGRVRNLREKFQALNSVG; encoded by the exons ATGCCTGTGTCCACCTCCCTCCACCAGGATGGCAGCCAGGAGCGGCCGGTGAGCCTGACCTCTACCACCTCCTCGTCGGGCTCCTCCCGTGACAGTCGCAGTGCCATGGAGGAGTCCAGTGGCTCCGAGGCTCCCGCTGAGAATGGGGCAGGCTCCCCGAGAAGCCGGCATCTCcccaacagcaacaacaactcCAGCAGCTGGTTGACCGTGAAGGGGCCCCTCTCCCCGTTCAACAGCCGGGCAGCGGCAGGGCCCGCGCACCACAAGCTCAGCTACCTGGGCCGAGTGGTGCGGGAGATCGTGGAGACAGAGCGCATGTACGTGCAGGACCTGCGCAGCATCGTGGAG GACTACCTCTTGAAGATCATTGACACACCCGGGCTGCTGAAGCCAGAACAGGTCAGCGCCCTCTTTGGGAACATCGAAAACATCTACGCACTGAACAG CCAGCTCCTCAGAGACCTGGACAGCTGTAATAGTGACCCCGTGGCTGTGGCCAGCTGCTTTGTGGAAAGG AGCCAAGAGTTTGATATCTACACCCAATATTGCAACAATTACCCCAA CTCCGTGGCCGCCCTGACAGAATGCATGCGGGACAAGCAGCAGGCCAAGTTCTTTCGGGACCGGCAGGAGCTGCTACAGCACTCACTGCCCTTGGGCTCCTACCTGCTGAAGCCAGTCCAGCGCATCCTCAAGTACCACCTGCTGCTCCAG GAAATTGCCAAGCATTTTGATGAAGAAGAGGATGGCTTTGAGGTGGTGGAGGATGCCATTGACACCATGACCTGTGTGGCCTGGTACATCAATGACATGAAGAGGAGGCATGAGCACGCAGTCCGGCTCCAG gagATTCAGTCACTCCTCATCAACTGGAAGGGGCCCGACCTGACCACCTACGGGGAGCTTGTCCTGGAAGGCACGTTCCGCGTGCATCGCGTGCGCAATGAAAGGACCTTTTTCCTCTTTGACAAAACACTGCTTATCACCAAGAAGCGGGGCGATCACTTTGTCTACAAGGGCAACATCCCG TGCTCCTCCCTGATGCTGATCGAAAGCACCAGAGACTCCCTGTGCTTCACTGTCACCCACTACAAGCACAGCAAGCAGCAGTACAGCATCCAG GCCAAGACAGTGGAGGAGAAACGGAACTGGACTCACCACATCAAGAGGCTCATCCTAGAAAACCACCATGCCACCATTCCCCAGAAG GCCAAGGAAGCCATCTTGGAAATGGATTCCTATT ATCCCAATCGGTACCGCTGCAGCCCAGAACGGCTGAAGAAGGCTTGGTCCTCCCAGGATGAGGTGTCCACCCATGTGCGTCAGGGGCGCCGGCAATCTG AGCCTGGTCACTCTCCGTACAGCCGGGCAACTCTCCCCAGCGGGCAGCGAGGCTTCGTGATGCCAGGCCTTAAGGGCCGTAGAAAGTCGG AGCCAACCAAACACCTGCTCAGGCAACTCAACGAGAAAG CCCGAGCAGCAGGAATGAAG GGAAAGGGGCGCAGGGAGTCTGAAAGCTCCAGGAGCAGCAGAAGGCCCAGTGGCCGGTCTCCAACCAGTACTGAGAAGCGCATGAGCTTCGAGTCCATTTCTTCCCTGCCAGAG GTTGAGCCGGACCCTGAGGCTGGGAGCGAGCAAGAGGTATTTGCTGCTGTGGAAGGGCCCAGTGCCGAGGAGATGCCTTCAGACACAGAATCTCCAGAAGTCCTGGAGACACAGCTTGATGCCCACCAGGGCCTTCTGGGGATGGACCCCCCGGGTGACATGGTGGACTTCGTGGCGGCTGAGAGCACTGAGGACCTTAAGGCCCTGAGcagtgaggaggaagaagaaatgggGGGTGCTGCCCAGGAGCCTGAGAGCCTTCTGCCACCCTCCGTGCTGGACCAGGCCAGTGTCATCGCGGAGCGATTTGTCAGCAGCTTCTCTCGGCGGAGCAGCGTGGCACAGGAGGACGGCAAGTCCAGTGGCTTTGGGAGCCCGCGGCTGGTCAGCCGGAGCAGCAGCGTGCTCAGCCTGGAGGGCAGCGAGAAGGGCCTGGCCCGGCATGGCAGTGCCACAGACTCCCTCAGCTGTCAGCTCTCCCCAGAAGTGGACATCAGTGTGGGGGTGGCCACAGAGGACAGCCCTTCTGTCAATGGGATGGAGCCCCCAAGCCCAGGCTGCCCAGTGGAGCCCGACCGGTCTTCCTGCAAGAAGAAGGAATCAGCACTCTCCACCCGAGACCGGCTGTTGCTAGACAAGATTAAGAGCTATTATGAAAATGCAGAACACCACGATGCGGGCTTCAGCGTCCGTCGCCGGGAGAGCCTCTCCTACATCCCCAAAGGACTGGTAAGAAACTCCGTCTCCAGGTTCAACAGCCTTCCCCGGCCAGACCCAAAGCCAGTACCTCCAGTGGGGCGCAAGAGACAGGTGGGCTCCCGGCCGACTTCGTGGGCCCTGTTTGAGCTCCCAGGACCAAGCCAGGCGGTCAAAGGGGACCCACCTCCCATCTCAGATGCTGAGTTCCTCCCGTCTTCAGAAATTGTGAAGATCTGGGAGGGAATGGAGTCTTCCGGGGGGAGCCCTGGGAAGGGGCCAGGCCAGGGCCAGGCCAATGGCTTTGACCTGCATGAGCCACTCTTCATCCTGGAGGAGCATGAGCTGGGAGCTATCACAGAGGAGTCGGCCACCGCCTCCCCGGAAAGTTCCTCTCCCACTGAGGGGCGCAGCCCGGCCCACCTGGCCCGGGAGCTGAAAGAGCTGGTGAAGGAGCTGAGCAGCAGTACCCAGGGGGAGCTGGTGGCCCCACTGCACCCCCGCATCGTGCAGCTCTCCCACGTAATGGACAGCCACGTGAGCGAGCGCGTCAAGAACAAGGTCTACCAGCTGGCCCGCCAGTACAGCCTCCGGATCAAGAGCAACAAGCCAGTGATGGCCAGGCCACCACTACAGTGGGAGAAGGCCGCCCCTGAGAGGGATGGGAAGAGCCCCACTGTGCCCTGTCTACAGGAAGAGGCTGGAGAGCCATTAGGTGGCAAAG GTAAGAGGAAGCCGGTGCTGTCTCTATTCGACTATGAGCAGCTGATGGCCCAGGAGCACAGCCCTCCCAAGCCCTCCTCGGCTGGGGAGATGTCACCACAGCGTTTCTCCTTCAACCCGTCTGCTGTCAGCCAGAGGACCACCTCGCTTGGGGGCCGGCCCTCCGCCCGGAGCCCCCTCAGCCCCACAGAGACGTTCAGCTGGCCCGATGTCCGCGAGCTCTGCTCCAAGTATGCCTCCCGCGATGAGGCACGCCGAGCAGGGGGTGGCCGGCCCCGCGGCCCACCCGTCAACAGGAGCCACTCGGTGCCAGAGAACATGGTGGAGCCACCTCTGTCGGGCAGGATGGGCCGCTGCCGCAGCCTGAGTACCAAGAGGGGCCGAGGAGGCGGAGAGGCTGCCCGATCCCCTGGGCCTCTGCCCCAGAGCAAGCCGGATGGAGGCGAGACCCTGTATGTCACTGCAGACCTCACCCTGGAGGACAACCGGCGGGTGATTGTCATGGAGAAGGGACCCCGTCGCAGCCCCACTGCAGGGCTGGAGGAGAGCAGTGGCCAGGGACCAAGCTCACCGGTGGCCCTGCGGGGGCAGGTTCAGGACTTCCAGCAGTCTGCAGAGTGCCAGTCGAAGGAAGAGGGTTCCAGGGACCCGGCAGACCCGAGCCAGCAGGGCAGAGTGAGAAACCTTAGAGAGAAGTTCCAGGCCTTGAACTCTGTCGGTTGA